The sequence below is a genomic window from Candidatus Deferrimicrobium sp..
TTCTCCTGCAATGCCGCCCAGACGATCGCGCCGGTGGAAGGGCCCACGAGCAGGCTCTCCTCGCGGGCCAGGCGGATGGCGGTCTCGTAGGCAGGCGCGTCGGGGACGCGGACCGTCTTGTCGATCAGCGACTCGTCGAGGATCACCGGTTTGTGGCTCTCCTGGAAGTTCTTCAATCCCGACAGGTGGTGTCCCTTCTCCGGTTCGATGGCCACGATGCGGACATCGGGATTCCTCTCCTTCAGGAACTTCGCCACGCCGGTGATCGTTCCGCACGTCCCGTACCCGGCGAAGAAGTGGGTGACCCTCCCTTCCGTCTGGTCCCAGATCTCCGCGCCGGTCGTCTCGTAATGGGCCCGCACGTTGTCCGGGTTCTCATACTGGTTCGGCATCACATAGTGATCCTTCGTCGCCTCGCCGGTGACGAAGCTGCGGGCGAGCGCGATGGCGCCGTCCTTGGGGTGGTCGATGGGGCACAGGTCGTCCGGCGTGGGCCAAACCTCCGCGCCGAGGAGACGAAGCAGGGTGATCTTCTCCTCCGGAGCGCCGGAGGGGATCGTGATCGTGCACGGAATGCCGAGGAGGTTGGAAAGCGCGACGAGGGCGATCCCCGTGTTGCCCGAGGTGGGCTCGACGATCTTTTTCCCTGCAAGCTTCCCGTCCCGCAGCAACCCCTCCAGAAGGAAGCGGGCGGTGCGGTCCTTGATCGATCCGAAAGGGTTCATCCATTCGAGCTTGGCGAGGATCTCCCCGCCGCCCGATCGCGGCAGCCGGTTGAGGCGAACCAGCGGCGTGGGGTTCTCTCGGCTGCCGATCAGTTGGGATATGTCGTCAAACACCCTGCGCGACAGATTCATCGGATCTCTCCTCGGTGGATTCGTATGGCAAAGCCGCGGCGGTGCGCCCCACGAAGAGGATCGCCGGGGAACGGATACCCGAATTCAGGGCGATCCGGGACAGGTCGGACAGGATCCCGCGGACGACCCGCTGCTCCGGTCGGCTCCCGTTTTCGACGATGGCGAACGCGGTATCGGGCGAAAACCCCGCTGCGGTGAGATCATCGGCGATGGCCGCCACCCGTCCGACTCCCATGTAGATGGCGAGGGTCCCGTCCTTCGGCAGGAGGCCCCAGTCGACGGCGCTTTTCCCCTTTTCGTCGGTCTCGTGGCCGGCGACGAAGGTGACGGATGAGGATCTCTCGCGGTGCGTCAGCGGGATCGCCGCCGCCGCCGCGCACCCCAACGCGGCGGTGATCCCCGGGACGATCTCGAAGGGAATCTCTTTCCGTGAGAGATGCTCCGCCTCCTCGCCGCCCCGTCCGAACACGAGCGGGTCGCCGGATTTCAGGCGGACGACGGATTTCCCCTCCCGCGCCAGCCGGACCATCGCCTCGTGGATCGCGTTCTGCTTCAGGACCGCTCCGTGACCGGCGGTTCTTCCCCGCCGGGCGTAGCAGATCTTCGCCGCCTTTCCGGAGGCAAGGGACAGGATTTCCTGCGGAACCAGGTAGTCGTAAATAACGACGTCCGCGCTTCGCAGCAACCCCAGCGCACGGACGGTGAGCAGATCGGGGTCTCCCGGCCCGGCACCGACGATGTACACTTTTCCCGGCCTCGCAGCGATCCGCTTCCGGCGTCGCCCCCGCTCCAGGCGGACCGAGATCTCCGCCCGGTACTCCTCGAGGAACTCCCGCAGCGCTTTCGCCGCCCCCGGATGCCTTCCTCCCGTGGAGATCGCCACCGTGAATTCCTCTTCCCGGACCACGGCGGGGAGGAGGAAGGTGCATTCCTCCGGAGAGTCCGCCACGTTGACGGGTATACGGCGCCTCCTGGCCTCGGCCGATATACGGCGGTTCAGCGTCCGGTCGGGAGTGGCGGCGAAGATGAATTCAGCCCCTTCCATCTGGTCGGGATGGAAAGCGCCTCGTAGGACCATGAGATCCCCGTGAGCCGCGCGCTCCTCCACGACCGCGGAAAATACCTTCGCCACCACC
It includes:
- a CDS encoding cysteine synthase family protein translates to MNLSRRVFDDISQLIGSRENPTPLVRLNRLPRSGGGEILAKLEWMNPFGSIKDRTARFLLEGLLRDGKLAGKKIVEPTSGNTGIALVALSNLLGIPCTITIPSGAPEEKITLLRLLGAEVWPTPDDLCPIDHPKDGAIALARSFVTGEATKDHYVMPNQYENPDNVRAHYETTGAEIWDQTEGRVTHFFAGYGTCGTITGVAKFLKERNPDVRIVAIEPEKGHHLSGLKNFQESHKPVILDESLIDKTVRVPDAPAYETAIRLAREESLLVGPSTGAIVWAALQEKLPAGAVAVCISPDSSFKYASHYAPHLADAGVPTVAVTA
- the cobA gene encoding uroporphyrinogen-III C-methyltransferase, producing the protein MSEMLRYLPAFHDVRGASVLVVGAGTVGTRKIEALLAGGARITVVAKVFSAVVEERAAHGDLMVLRGAFHPDQMEGAEFIFAATPDRTLNRRISAEARRRRIPVNVADSPEECTFLLPAVVREEEFTVAISTGGRHPGAAKALREFLEEYRAEISVRLERGRRRKRIAARPGKVYIVGAGPGDPDLLTVRALGLLRSADVVIYDYLVPQEILSLASGKAAKICYARRGRTAGHGAVLKQNAIHEAMVRLAREGKSVVRLKSGDPLVFGRGGEEAEHLSRKEIPFEIVPGITAALGCAAAAAIPLTHRERSSSVTFVAGHETDEKGKSAVDWGLLPKDGTLAIYMGVGRVAAIADDLTAAGFSPDTAFAIVENGSRPEQRVVRGILSDLSRIALNSGIRSPAILFVGRTAAALPYESTEERSDESVAQGV